Genomic window (Zingiber officinale cultivar Zhangliang chromosome 2B, Zo_v1.1, whole genome shotgun sequence):
TCTCTCGAGTTTTTAAGTTCATGTAAGAGGGAGTGCCCAAATGGCCAAATCTATAGTTTTGCCCTCGACCTAGTTTTTCTCAGGACCGCCCCTGGTGAGACAGTTCGTCATTTCAATCTATATATTCAAGTAATTTTACAACTGCACAACATAAGTATatgaaataattttcattattttgatTACCTTGGTAAATGTTTTGATTATGCAAAACTATTGATAAAATTGTTTAATATATGATGATGGTTTATTTTGAAGATATTATTGTGTTCTATTATGTCCTTTGTACATTGGAAAAATACTCATCATATTTTGTTTTTTCATAAAACTGTTCTGTCCATGAATTTATGTGATTATTTTGTATTTTACATATATGGGTAAAATGGAAATTTTTTActtattctcattccataatttaAGGCAAACCAAGCAACAGGaatgaaaataatataaatttcagTATCTATACCAAGTACCATCAATCCAACATTCTTCACATTTCCATTAACCCCTCAATTAAAATCGATTACCATTTTCATTGCTGAATGTATACCAAGCACCTtctcaacctttaaaatatttattccattttaaatttaaattctaattCTCTTACTACTTGTATTTGGAGGAGTTATTATCTATCATTGACCTCTATGATAGAATCATTCGAGGAGGCCTGAGAGATAGTCGTTTATCTTACGACAGATATCAGCGGTTTAAGTCTACTATCTCCGGCCCACAAAATTAACTGATACTATAATAATACTTAAATTTTCCAATTTGAGAGTTAATGTTTTACCATTAAATTACAATTAGCTATAAACAAACCAAACATTTTGAGAATTTATTAATATTCATTCAAGCTACCGACCAAACATTTTGAGAatctatttatattcatttaatctACTAGATCAATTAAATAGATACATTTGAATAACTAGTTAAACtaaatgaatataaatagatTGTAAACTATTTCTAAATAATATTCAAGAATAAAATTTATCAATCATATTCATCAATAAACTTAATTTATACTAGATATCTAGCTTATATCAACTAATCCTAAAGGTGATCGGTCCTATCCTAAAAAAGTTTTCTATTGACTATCAAGATAAATTGGGAAGTGTTTGCAATAAATGATCAATCGCCCCAGTGTTCTTagtagggataataataagttggGTTTAAACTCGGTCCTGTATTAAATCCGTCCCATTCGGGGTGGGTGTAAACCAAGTCAAACTGGTTACGGAATGAGTTTAAAACCGTTGATCGAGTTTAGAAGTAGGTTCTGGACGGGTTACAAATTTCAATGAACTCGCccccaaaatatatatatatatatatatatatatagcgggTTGGTGGGTCCAACCCGCCCCGAACCCTTCGAGTTTTGAGCGGGTTCGGGGTTTGGCAGGTTGAAAAAGTAAGCGGGCCGAGTCCAAGTTTTGGTTCATTTTTTCTGGCGGGGCAGGTTCTGGGATTGGCCAAACCCGATCTGAATCtgtcccattgtcatccctaattcTTAGGTCAACCgtcgattaaaaaaaaatctattaattcATCTAATGTAAGACGTGATCCTTAAATATCTAAAAAATTGAGAAGACATCTTGTCGTATCGTTTATCATTGCCTTGAGGACAAACTCATATCAACATTAATAAATAAGATTGTATTATTAAGCTCAATAGTTCGATAACAACTAAATAAATCAAACCCAAATCAAGTTCAAACCAACCATTACATTAAGCTTAGCTATAAATCAACTACACATTTTGAGAAGTTTGATTTAGCTTAAaaagtttatttatattcatttaacctaCCCGTCTCTTTTTGTTTGATCTTATAAAAGTTTTCCATCGATCACTAGGATAAATTGGAAAGCGTTTATAACAGACGACCCATTAACCCAATGTTCTTAGGTTAATCGttaattaagaaatttttttttattaatcatcgAGAGTGAggcttattttttgatgtttAAGAAACTGAGAAGACACTACACTATTACCCAACAGCAAACTCTTATCTATATTGATAAATAAACTTGTATTATGAAACTCaatagttaattaaataaattttaaaatgtaaaagtttcaaataatcgcATAATTTTAAATTGAGAATTTGAAAACATCtaaataaattaagttaaatcaatctcaaacttataaaaaaaaaaatcaaaaacaactATATTAATAATTTGATTCATTTAAGCTCGAATTAACTTGGATCgattatcatataaaaaaaattgaatactaTCAAATTTAGCTCATTTACTGGCCTAATGATATTTTTGGGACACTCGAAATATCCTTTTAACTccacttttaaataattttcgtAAAAGTTACACTACCTCAGAGAAGTTTTGATGAACTGTACCACCTTAAAGCatctttcattaaaaaaaaaattgatatcagTATCCAAATTATGTCGATTAATCTTAGGAAAAATTAGTCTGGCAACACAAAAGTTTCTTATCGGATCATCAGATAAATCAGAAAGTACTTATAACGGATGATCCATTATCTATCATTCTTTGATTAATCATACGTTAAGAGAAATTCATTCGTTAATTCATCAAAACTGGATTCAATCcttaaatatctaaaaaaaactaaaaagacATCTTACCATTATACCATTACCCTAACCCGAGCCATCTGTCATTAAAATTGTACCACGTCATAGTAACAATTGGATCAAAGTTACACCACCTTAATGTAGCAACTTTAACTAAAGTTATTAATGAAATATTTTAAGTAGCAAATTAtaaatgaaatattattttaataatttttaaaaagagggGTGTCAAAACTTTTAAGAGCactcttttgatttttgattatatatataaagttgTTTGTTAAAATTAAATGGAAAAAAATACTGTCTCATATTTGTAAaccgaaataaatattttaatttttttatacatTTGAATAATCAAttcattgaaaaatatttaataattcatAAAAGTAGGGGGAAAATTTTgcagaaattaaaaaatatatatataataaccaTGGAAAATAGTGGACTATAACTAGACTTAGTGGGTCTTAATTGGGCCACGATGTTCCGACCCGATTAGCGAGGTAATTAACGAGGGCTTTCGTCAGTGAATCCCCATTTGCCAATTGTCGATCGCAGCGTAGCGGCGAAGATGAAGGCGACGAGGAAGATCACGGCGGCGGCGATCGCCGGATCCGCATTGCAGCTCGTTGCGTTTCTAGCGATTTTTGTTTCCGTCGCTTCAATAGATGACAGATGCGCCGCGTGCAACGTTGTCGCGGTACCTTTCGCCTCCCTTTCGTGTTGCTATATTTGTAATTTTTATCGTGGATTCCGTGGATCCCGAAGTTATTTACGAGTATTTGTAGCTGGACGATGATGTCGTTGTCTATTTCTCGTATTTACTTCGAATTTTAGTCTTGAAAACATTTGCCATGAGTTTCCAAGACGGTGAGGTTTCGAAATTTATATTGAAGTGCAAGAATGAAGTAGCTGCTAATAATTCTGAGGATCGAGCCTCAAGCACCCGTTTCTGTTGAGAAGGATAGATATTGCTTCTGGTTACTCCAATTTGGATATTTCTAGTAATATGGTCCTCAGAAAGCTCAATGAAGTCATAGTTATTGCTAGTAATATGATCTTGTATAGAATTTTTAAGATTCATGTAGCCAACCCTAGATAGTTGGGGCACATGGCTcaatgatgatgataatgatgattGATTACAACAATCTGGGAAGAAAGATACTATCTTCTCAAATACGACCATtatgcctttacccatttccaaCACCTGGTTGCAAAACAAGACTGAGCTTGTGGGTGATGATGCTCGTGAACGTGTGATGTTGCAATTTGATGTTGGAGGTGGATGTTGTAGAAGAGggcattttagttttttttccccATTTTGGAAGAGGGCCGACCATATAAATAGAGACACTTTCTTCACTTCCACTCTTGGTTGTGAGGTGATGGACTAACCTTACTATTGATGGCAAGGTTATTCTTTGTGATTCCTTTTGAAGATTTGAAATTTGTAATTAGTAATGTTTATATTATAATTGCCATATCTGTCACTGATTATCACCTAGTGAACAGAATTATCAAATTACTTGCTAAGTTGTGCAAACATCAATAGCCAGTATCTTATCCTTGATTTCTGCCTTTCTTACATGAGATACATTGTAAATTTTTGCAGGCTGAAATAGAGGTTGTACTTTCTAATGTAAGTATCACACTATCTACTTTTCTAGTTAATTGTTGCTCCATTCACTATTAACATATTGGTTTGGACTCTCACATCATGTATTATGTTCTATTTTCATGTTCCACATACTGTGTGTCCATCTTTTTTTAGAACGATCTCAATTTTGTCTTTTGTGATTCAAATTGAAGACACCTTTGCCCAAAGCTCATTTCTAACTCAATTACATTCATCAGATGTTAATAAAGATGCAAGCAAATGTAGTGATTGATGGAGGTTTCTATAGTTATTTTGCATTGCTTAATTTATTGGTATTGTGAACAAATATATGCATTCTTGCTTGTTGCAAACATTGCATGAGACAGGTATTTATACAAGGAAGTTCGTTATCATGTCTATCAGCATCGAGTATCAATAGGCATTTACATGTGTGTCTCCACTAGTCACAGTTATCATGACTTGAATTCAATTGCtgtaattttcattacctaaaaGCACTATGGGGAATTTTAGCTGAGTTTGGCAACCATAAAACAACATAATATTTTACATTCTGGTGTCAAATAGTTTATTTACGGAATCCTACAGTACAATTGTAGATTTTTGAGTGCCTGAAGGAAGGTTTCCTAGTAATAGGATCCATAAACAGTCACTTCAAGTTAAAACGCTACCGTTGAATACCTTGTACAATGTAAATTAGGAGAATATTTCAAGATCAACTGATGAGGCCATTTGTCAGTTGAAAATTCCATCTTATTTTCCTGCCCTCCCCACGATTCTTATTTTTAAGGTTGCACAGATAAAAACATGTTCAAAATAAACCTAATTTGGATTATGTTATTTGATTCAATTTTTGCTATCTTGTTCATGGTCTTATGTGAACTTAAGTGTGGACACACATGCAGATGCTgatgattttgtgatgattttgtaATTGATTTTTGCTGCAGGAGAAACCAAGAAATCATCTAGATATGCGCCATCGATTGGACTCAAGAGGACAGCGTGAAGGAAAAGTAATTGATTACAGGTATCAATGTACTGCATACATTATAGTATTCATTATCAGTCTGCAGCAGATGTGTCTTCATATATTGACAACTCAATTCTTAAGCTTAATTTTTCCTGATAAGCACCAAAAATCAACTtgctttttttttataaattctattATATTTACCTTACAATGGAAGGATTTCTATATGGAGCCAATGAATCACACAGAAACTATTGGGTTCTTTGTGATTATTTTTATCTGATTAACGTATTTGATATTCACTTCAAACAGGGTTAGTGAGTTAAGGGTGGTTGAACTCCTTGATGGTCTCTGTGAAAAAATGCAGGATTTTACTCTTGAGGAGGTAGGTTTTCTCTTCGAGAGAATTGAGTTCCATTAGTCAGTCTGCACAATTTTCACTTCTGCCTTAGAAACAGAGAAATGGAAAATGTGTAACTATGTTTCCTGCTAATGACTTCTATTTAATGTTTGCAGTCAGATTCAGGCGAACAAATGTGGGTAAAAGTAAGAAGTTGGGACAGGATTGAAGGTGGTGAGTAGCTAAACTATTCGTCTTTTGTGTTTCACAAAGTTGCAAATCACTTAtgcaatcaattttaaaatttaattcttaTGTGCAATTGAAAGAACTGAGCAATAGAAAAAggcttgttttattttttttcattatttggTAAAGGAAGTATGATGTGTTTTATCACATGTAATTTGTGAATAATACTATTGCAATAATCTTTCTTTCACTCCTATAAGATGAAttatatttccatttccttaTTTCTAAATTCTAGGTAATATAGCTCCTTCTTTCTGGCcactaaaagaaagaaagaatccTCATGATATTATATTTCTGCTATTGCAGACAGTTTCTTGTTCTTGTATTCTATCTATCCTCTTAAAGAGACCGAGATGGATGATTGCTTTTGTTCTGGTCTTGGGCATTTGTTTTTGGCAGTTATGATACATCAGTTAATGGCCGGTTAAGACTGTTGCTCTTAAATGTAGACCCAGTTTAGAGGACATTACTCCCTCATGCTAATCACTTTGATTGTTTATTTATGTGGGGAGAAAATTAACTGTTATCTATCAAAGTATTCTGATTCTATTTTATTCTTCTCTTTTTGTTTACTGGAGGCAGATAAGCAAGCAGCACTAGCATACTCGAAACAGTTATCCTCGTTTTGTGGAAGGTAGATTATGTATTATTGTCCCGCGTATTGTCGTTTATCTTCCATGCTTTTTGCTTGAGGGTATTCAAtctttttttgtttgtttatcttGTCAAGCTTGTCTGaatttgtttattaaaaatcAGCTTTTACTTATATGAGCTCGCTAATGATGTGTCTGTCCTAACTATTTAGTTAAATTATTGATCCAATAAATAAATCTGATATTATTACTCATTTTTAACCTACTACAGATAATTTGAAACTTGGAATTTATAAGGTTGCAAAATATACACATGTTTTATATCCTTTTGTATCTTTGAATTAAAAACTAAAGAAACAAGATCACAATGAGCTTTGTTTATGAATATCAATGAGTTGAGCATACTAGTCTTTGAGCattcatttatatatttttttatttgaaacgAACATGTACGAACTCTTATTTAGGTGAGTATTGAATTTGTTCCCTAATATTAGTTCGCTTTCAACCCTATTTATGAGAATCTCAATTTCTTAACATTGTTTTCGGTAATGTGGACCTTGTACTCCTCTTTTTAGTACCTCATCATGGTGTCGATAATGTTAAGCTTTCTATATCTTAGATGATGGATTAGCTAATCTACAAAATTTAACTCATCAGAACTGTCAGTTCCTATTGACATCGTGCCATAGGGAGACCCTGTTTGATCGAGTGACCTGATGTTTTGTTGCATTTCAGGTTGCTGGAGGACACAGAGGATGAGGTGAGCTGAGGTTTCATTTTGCATCCTTGATAATTTTGTTTTTCCAATGTTTATTTGTCGATCTGTttccaacacaaagttaacccaaccAAAAGTACAGCCAATACAAGACATATCGATTATTTTGCTCTTGGTAGTGCTGCAACAACACTGACTCAAGAACATCTTCTTTTCGCAGCTTGCGGAGTGGATAAAGAAAGGATTCACGCAAGCCGGCGGTGTAAGCAAAGCCCTTTGTCAAGATCTCAGTAAGCACTGCAGCTACTCCAGGTAATTAGCATCCCTGTGGTGATCTCCTGTTGGCTATTTCTGCCATTAGAACTCGTAGATCACATTTCGGGTGCATGATCCTACTAATTCAGAACATTCTTTTATCTGTGCCATAGCTTGTGGTCTTTGAGCGCATCTTTAATAATTTCCAAGGCCTCGGTCTCTTCTGGGTCTAGCCCATGAGACAAGTACGGTCTTTATTGTGGGATTCATTTATGCATTTGATGTGGAGTGATCAAACGcaatgctaatatttgattagcAGTGTGATGCTTTCGATCTAGTAGCATTTTACTGGTCCTAAAACATTGAGACACGGCatttgaagccttggtcaagagAGATACTAATTTGATTAGCAGTGTGATGCTTTCGATCTGGTAGCATTTTGCCAGTCCTAAAACTTCTAGATGCGACATTTGAAACCTTGGTCAAGAGATATACTAATTTGATTAGCAGTGTGATGCTTTCGATCTAGTAGCATTTTACTGGTCCTAAAACTTTTAGATGCGGCATTTGAAACCTTGGTCAAGAGATATACTAATTTG
Coding sequences:
- the LOC122047621 gene encoding protein canopy-1-like, which gives rise to MKATRKITAAAIAGSALQLVAFLAIFVSVASIDDRCAACNVVAAEIEVVLSNEKPRNHLDMRHRLDSRGQREGKVIDYRVSELRVVELLDGLCEKMQDFTLEESDSGEQMWVKVRSWDRIEGDKQAALAYSKQLSSFCGRLLEDTEDELAEWIKKGFTQAGGVSKALCQDLSKHCSYSSGSSAMDHGEL